One genomic segment of Chitinophaga sancti includes these proteins:
- the recA gene encoding recombinase RecA has product MSTANTDKLKALRLTMDKIEKDFGKGSVMMMGEKGVVPMEVISTGSLGLDIALGIGGLPKGRIIEIYGPESSGKTTVAIHTIAEAQKKGGICAIIDAEHAFDSSYAQRLGVDVDALLISQPDHGEQALEIADRLILSGAVDVVVIDSVAALVPKGELEGEMGESKMGLQARLMSQALRKLTATISKTNCCCIFINQLREKIGVMFGNPETTTGGNALKFYASVRLDIRRMTQIKDGDEAVGNRVKVKVVKNKVAPPFRQAEFDIIFGMGISKVGELIDMGVEYGIIQKSGSWFSYESNKLGQGRDAVKQLLADNPEVAVEIEGKIKAKLAEQAAQA; this is encoded by the coding sequence ATGTCTACAGCAAATACAGATAAACTGAAGGCCCTGCGCCTTACAATGGACAAGATCGAGAAGGATTTTGGAAAGGGATCCGTGATGATGATGGGAGAGAAGGGAGTTGTTCCTATGGAGGTTATCTCTACTGGTTCGCTGGGACTTGACATTGCGTTAGGTATTGGGGGGCTCCCCAAAGGAAGGATCATAGAAATTTACGGTCCTGAATCATCTGGTAAAACGACAGTAGCTATACATACTATTGCAGAAGCCCAGAAAAAGGGTGGTATCTGTGCAATTATCGATGCGGAACATGCATTTGACAGTTCTTATGCCCAGCGCCTGGGTGTGGATGTGGATGCACTGCTGATCTCTCAGCCAGACCATGGTGAGCAGGCATTGGAAATTGCTGACCGGCTGATCCTCTCCGGAGCGGTAGACGTGGTGGTGATTGACTCCGTAGCTGCCCTGGTACCAAAGGGTGAACTGGAAGGTGAGATGGGTGAAAGTAAGATGGGTTTACAGGCACGTTTGATGTCTCAGGCGCTGCGTAAACTGACTGCTACCATTTCAAAAACTAATTGCTGCTGCATATTTATTAACCAGCTGCGTGAAAAGATCGGGGTGATGTTTGGAAACCCGGAAACCACAACGGGTGGTAATGCGCTCAAGTTCTATGCCTCCGTACGTCTGGATATTCGCCGTATGACCCAGATTAAAGATGGAGATGAGGCTGTAGGTAACCGCGTGAAAGTAAAAGTGGTTAAAAACAAAGTTGCACCTCCCTTCCGCCAGGCTGAGTTCGATATTATCTTCGGAATGGGTATTTCCAAAGTAGGAGAGCTTATCGATATGGGTGTTGAATATGGCATTATCCAGAAAAGCGGCAGCTGGTTCAGTTATGAATCCAACAAGCTGGGCCAGGGCCGCGATGCCGTGAAGCAATTGCTGGCAGATAATCCTGAAGTAGCTGTTGAAATTGAGGGAAAGATCAAGGCGAAATTAGCTGAGCAGGCTGCACAGGCTTAA
- the cysS gene encoding cysteine--tRNA ligase → MSELKVYNSLKRQKEVFTPLYPGHVGMYVCGPTVSGESHLGHARPYITFDVVYRYLQHLGYKVRYVRNITDAGHFEEEGREAEDKISKKAQLEKLEPMELVQKYTNLFHWAFREFNTLEPSIEPTATGHIIEQIEMIKTIIEKGYAYEVNGSVYFDVKKYAASHDYGILSGRVLEDMLETTRELENQDEKRNKVDFALWKNAPPEHLMRWPSPWGEGFPGWHIECSAMSSKYLGTQFDIHGGGMDLQFPHHECEIAQSEIAHGEMMARYWMHNNMITIDGRKMGKAYNNTIRLTELFTGDNYQLEKPYSPMTVRFFILQTHYRSTLDFSNEALQAAEKGLQRLWSAYEVLQKLGYANTGGELNEELDKQVRTWCEECQDFMNDDINTAKVLANLFEITPVINSLKGGQIKMHEISEDTFQLIKKTWKIWLIDILALEPENLASDNNTLDGVMQLIIEMRKEAKTRKDYATSDRIRNQLLAAGIQLKDEKDGSVSYTIQ, encoded by the coding sequence ATGTCTGAGCTTAAAGTTTACAACTCGCTGAAGCGACAAAAGGAAGTATTTACCCCATTGTATCCTGGTCATGTTGGTATGTATGTGTGTGGTCCGACCGTATCAGGAGAGTCCCACCTGGGACACGCCCGCCCTTACATCACCTTCGACGTGGTATACAGGTACCTGCAACATCTTGGCTACAAAGTCCGTTATGTGAGGAATATTACCGATGCCGGTCACTTTGAGGAAGAAGGCCGTGAAGCCGAAGATAAGATCAGCAAAAAAGCGCAGCTGGAAAAGCTGGAGCCTATGGAGCTGGTCCAGAAATATACAAACCTGTTCCACTGGGCATTCCGTGAGTTCAACACACTGGAGCCAAGTATCGAACCTACGGCTACCGGTCATATCATCGAACAGATCGAAATGATCAAAACCATCATCGAAAAAGGCTATGCCTACGAGGTAAATGGCTCCGTATATTTTGATGTAAAAAAATATGCTGCTTCCCACGACTACGGTATCCTCAGTGGACGTGTACTGGAAGACATGCTGGAAACCACCCGCGAGCTGGAAAACCAGGATGAAAAGCGTAACAAAGTAGACTTTGCCCTGTGGAAGAATGCACCTCCTGAGCACCTGATGCGCTGGCCCAGCCCATGGGGAGAAGGTTTCCCTGGCTGGCATATTGAATGCTCTGCTATGAGCAGCAAGTACCTGGGCACACAGTTCGACATCCACGGCGGTGGTATGGACCTGCAGTTCCCTCACCACGAGTGTGAAATTGCACAGAGCGAAATTGCACACGGTGAAATGATGGCCCGCTACTGGATGCACAACAACATGATCACCATAGATGGTCGTAAAATGGGTAAGGCGTATAACAATACTATCCGCCTCACTGAACTGTTTACTGGCGATAACTATCAGCTGGAAAAACCGTACAGCCCAATGACTGTTCGCTTCTTCATATTACAAACACACTACCGTAGCACGCTCGACTTCTCCAACGAAGCACTGCAGGCTGCCGAAAAAGGCTTACAACGCCTTTGGAGTGCCTATGAAGTACTGCAGAAACTCGGGTACGCCAACACAGGTGGTGAACTGAACGAAGAGCTGGATAAGCAGGTACGTACCTGGTGCGAAGAATGCCAGGACTTCATGAACGATGATATCAACACCGCCAAAGTATTGGCCAACCTGTTCGAAATAACGCCTGTGATCAACTCCCTGAAAGGAGGACAGATCAAAATGCATGAAATCAGTGAAGATACTTTCCAGCTAATCAAAAAGACCTGGAAAATCTGGCTGATCGACATCCTCGCACTGGAGCCGGAAAACCTGGCTTCTGACAACAATACACTGGATGGAGTGATGCAACTGATTATTGAGATGCGTAAAGAAGCAAAGACCCGTAAAGACTATGCTACTTCAGACAGGATTCGTAACCAGCTGCTGGCAGCCGGTATTCAGTTAAAAGATGAAAAGGATGGTAGCGTAAGCTATACTATCCAGTAA
- a CDS encoding endonuclease/exonuclease/phosphatase family protein, with amino-acid sequence MLFFLVACLAPFVSPVQWWPISFFTLLFPILLLILILFFICWLIFDYKYCLLSLLAIVIGWKSISAFIAFNFPSAEKKLSAPPDGLSVMSYNVAQFGLYREKDSKYTRQAMFALIKKQELDVVCFQDFYTSEKKNDFNNREDISHEMHLPYRYFSSDFNRAGMQHWGSIIYSRFPIIKSDKIKMSTGPRSESLIYADIVRGGDTIRIINMHLASYRFDQRDYHNIQKIKNQQDSGLVATRNIIEKMKDAYVGRARQTRVVADFIKTSPYRTIVCGDFNDTPASYTYFTIRGSLQDAFLQKGSGIGRTFAGLAPTLRIDYIFCDKSFTINSYRKINSDLSDHYPVIANLSLTHAK; translated from the coding sequence ATGCTATTCTTTCTGGTAGCATGCCTGGCCCCTTTTGTATCTCCCGTTCAGTGGTGGCCTATCAGCTTTTTTACACTGCTGTTTCCAATACTGTTACTGATATTAATCCTCTTCTTCATCTGCTGGTTAATCTTCGATTATAAATACTGCCTGCTTTCTCTGCTGGCCATTGTAATCGGCTGGAAGTCTATCTCTGCTTTCATTGCCTTCAACTTCCCTTCTGCAGAAAAAAAATTGTCTGCCCCTCCTGACGGTCTCAGTGTGATGAGCTACAACGTAGCCCAGTTTGGATTATACAGGGAAAAAGACAGTAAATATACCAGGCAGGCCATGTTTGCTCTGATCAAAAAACAGGAGCTGGATGTGGTATGCTTCCAGGACTTCTATACTTCAGAAAAGAAAAATGATTTCAATAACCGGGAAGATATCTCACACGAAATGCACCTGCCCTACCGCTACTTTTCCAGCGACTTTAATCGTGCAGGCATGCAGCACTGGGGCTCCATTATCTACTCCCGGTTCCCGATCATCAAGTCGGACAAGATCAAGATGTCTACTGGGCCACGCAGCGAAAGCCTGATCTACGCAGATATTGTGAGAGGTGGCGATACCATCCGCATTATTAATATGCACCTGGCCTCCTATCGTTTCGATCAGCGGGATTACCACAATATCCAGAAGATCAAAAACCAGCAGGACAGTGGGCTGGTAGCTACCCGCAACATTATTGAGAAAATGAAGGACGCCTATGTAGGACGTGCCCGCCAGACCCGGGTCGTTGCAGATTTTATCAAAACCAGTCCCTACCGCACCATTGTATGCGGAGACTTCAACGATACACCTGCCTCTTATACCTATTTCACCATCCGTGGTTCCCTACAGGACGCCTTCCTTCAAAAGGGCAGCGGCATAGGCCGCACCTTTGCCGGACTGGCCCCTACCCTGCGGATTGACTATATTTTCTGCGATAAGTCATTCACAATCAACTCTTATCGTAAAATAAATTCTGACCTCTCCGATCATTATCCCGTTATTGCCAACTTGTCCCTGACCCATGCAAAATAA
- a CDS encoding endonuclease/exonuclease/phosphatase family protein — translation MSKAFIATGIVALSLILSSWLPYLNPGKWWLSGFAGLFFPIVFLINLVYLVYWLIRKKPYWGLSLAGILLSCRALLVTFGHHPAGHAATPQRGSFTLMTFNSSSMGLKKYVEDSAIKQSIYTTLASATPDILCMQEFYTNSGPDHTDHLNAIKEKLHYPYHYFTCDKTRWNTWQYGIVLFSKYPIVSACHIPCGHSDVGSGSSILQADIKINEHTIRIFTAQLQSYMFRHKDYAALQGETSQAKGLAARMKNTFGKRSAQAEQLAALIKESPYPGIVCGDFNDVPVSYTYNTISPNLQDAFLEQGWGIGRTLSFLAPTLRIDYILTQSPFHVNGFSSFPHKGFEHFPIMASLSL, via the coding sequence TTGTCAAAAGCTTTCATCGCCACGGGTATCGTCGCATTATCCCTGATCCTTTCCAGCTGGCTCCCTTACCTCAACCCCGGTAAATGGTGGCTGAGCGGCTTTGCCGGACTATTCTTTCCTATCGTATTCCTCATTAACCTGGTGTACCTGGTCTATTGGCTGATACGAAAGAAACCCTACTGGGGACTTTCGCTGGCCGGCATCCTCCTCTCCTGCAGAGCATTGCTGGTTACCTTTGGTCATCATCCCGCAGGTCATGCAGCAACTCCACAACGTGGCAGCTTCACTCTCATGACCTTCAACAGCAGCAGCATGGGATTGAAAAAATATGTTGAAGACTCCGCTATCAAACAATCTATTTATACCACCCTTGCATCAGCAACACCAGACATTCTCTGCATGCAGGAATTCTATACAAACAGTGGCCCTGATCATACAGATCACCTGAACGCCATCAAAGAAAAACTGCACTACCCTTATCACTACTTCACCTGCGACAAAACACGCTGGAATACCTGGCAATACGGTATCGTATTATTTTCTAAATACCCTATTGTTTCAGCCTGTCACATTCCCTGCGGCCACAGTGATGTAGGCAGCGGTAGCAGCATTCTGCAAGCTGATATAAAGATAAATGAACATACTATCCGCATCTTTACTGCACAACTGCAATCCTATATGTTCCGGCATAAAGATTACGCTGCATTACAAGGTGAAACATCTCAAGCCAAAGGCCTTGCTGCCAGGATGAAAAACACCTTCGGCAAGCGTTCCGCACAGGCAGAACAACTGGCGGCACTCATTAAAGAAAGCCCTTATCCAGGCATCGTTTGCGGCGACTTCAACGATGTACCCGTCTCTTATACATACAACACGATTTCACCAAACCTGCAGGACGCATTCCTGGAACAGGGCTGGGGCATTGGCAGAACACTTTCTTTTCTCGCACCTACCCTGCGCATTGACTATATACTTACACAATCACCTTTTCATGTGAATGGCTTTAGTTCCTTTCCCCACAAGGGTTTTGAACATTTTCCAATAATGGCAAGCTTATCACTATAA
- a CDS encoding redoxin domain-containing protein, producing MHKLMIILVFVCSAIQLQAQNGYKITVQLKQYKGGMMYLAQYMGKKTYMADSAMLNDQGVAVLQGKEALPGGIYLVVFPGKTRYFEMLLDSKQENFSVSADTSDLINKTIYKNSPENELFVDYNKFLSKDVASLNKEAQTLLAKHTAADTASARQLQTELGKKLQAYRNNVMTNHPQSLLTSIFKMMKDPEVPPKPADADSTFGYRYYRSHYWDNTNLSDGRLARTPVLEDKLNRYFTQLVPMDPDSINVAADELIEKTRKDKENFKFVVWWLTSTYESSPYMGMDAVFVHLVEKYYVAGDAYWLNDEQLNKIISRAYSIAPNLIGQQAPPLEVKDSAMKPISLYTTKGKFTVLVFWDPTCGHCKIEVPRLDSAYNASWKNKGVTMIGFKTEGTKEQWEQFIHDNHLKGWIHAWDPDAQSNYRRLYDVYSTPVVYLLDEKKKIVAKRLGVEQLNEFIERSDNKGKTAKK from the coding sequence ATGCATAAACTTATGATAATACTGGTGTTTGTATGCTCTGCAATTCAGCTACAGGCCCAGAATGGCTACAAGATCACAGTACAGCTGAAACAGTACAAAGGAGGTATGATGTACCTGGCCCAGTATATGGGTAAAAAGACATATATGGCAGATTCCGCCATGCTGAATGACCAGGGTGTAGCAGTGCTACAGGGAAAAGAGGCCTTACCCGGTGGTATTTATCTTGTAGTGTTCCCCGGTAAAACACGGTATTTTGAAATGTTGCTGGACAGCAAACAGGAAAACTTCTCCGTTTCAGCAGATACTTCAGACCTGATCAATAAGACAATTTATAAGAACTCACCGGAGAATGAACTTTTCGTGGATTACAATAAATTCCTGTCCAAAGATGTGGCATCCCTGAACAAGGAAGCACAGACCCTGCTGGCAAAACATACAGCAGCAGACACTGCCAGTGCCAGACAGTTACAGACAGAGTTGGGCAAAAAGCTGCAGGCCTACAGGAACAATGTGATGACCAATCATCCCCAAAGCCTGTTGACCAGCATTTTCAAAATGATGAAAGATCCGGAAGTGCCACCAAAGCCAGCGGATGCCGATTCTACCTTTGGCTACCGCTACTATAGAAGCCACTACTGGGACAATACCAACCTCAGTGACGGGCGTCTGGCCCGTACACCTGTACTGGAAGATAAACTGAACAGGTATTTTACCCAATTGGTTCCAATGGATCCTGATTCTATCAATGTTGCGGCAGATGAACTTATTGAAAAGACACGTAAGGATAAAGAGAACTTCAAGTTTGTAGTGTGGTGGCTGACATCTACTTACGAGTCATCTCCTTACATGGGAATGGATGCCGTATTCGTGCACCTGGTAGAAAAGTATTATGTAGCAGGTGATGCTTACTGGCTGAATGATGAACAACTGAATAAGATCATTTCCCGTGCATACTCCATAGCACCTAATCTGATTGGTCAACAGGCACCGCCACTGGAAGTAAAGGATAGTGCCATGAAACCTATTTCGCTGTATACCACCAAAGGTAAATTTACAGTGCTTGTATTCTGGGATCCTACCTGTGGACACTGTAAGATAGAAGTACCCAGGCTGGATTCTGCCTATAACGCGAGCTGGAAAAATAAAGGTGTAACCATGATTGGATTCAAGACAGAAGGTACCAAAGAGCAGTGGGAACAATTCATTCATGACAATCATCTGAAAGGATGGATCCATGCATGGGATCCTGATGCACAGTCTAACTATAGACGCCTATACGACGTATATAGTACACCGGTAGTATATCTACTGGATGAGAAGAAGAAGATTGTAGCGAAGAGACTGGGTGTGGAGCAGTTGAATGAATTTATCGAGCGATCAGATAATAAAGGCAAAACAGCGAAGAAATAA
- a CDS encoding rhomboid family intramembrane serine protease — protein sequence MSEFRPRSFDILPLVIKNLLIINGLVFLGQYTMGEIQNPSSNHFLTDLFALHYWGSPLFKPHQVLTHLFMHGSIEHLFSNMFTLWMFGATLENLWGPKRFLMFYLICGLGAALCHMGVITYENMRLTHEINTYLADPNFTNFHNLTTHYDLVNSINQELSFPDTPAKVEMSKLFLREFQIGYRDAATLGASGAVFGLLFAFGYLFPNSLVYLYFLFPIKAKYIVTFMILLELVSGVRNTAGDNVAHFAHLGGVLFSYLLLRNWNRKNRRHFY from the coding sequence ATGAGTGAGTTCAGGCCCCGCAGTTTCGACATTTTACCGCTGGTGATTAAAAACCTATTGATCATCAATGGCTTGGTATTTCTTGGACAATATACAATGGGAGAGATTCAGAATCCATCATCGAATCATTTCCTGACGGACCTCTTTGCCCTCCACTATTGGGGCTCGCCCCTGTTCAAGCCGCACCAGGTACTGACTCACCTTTTTATGCATGGTTCTATCGAGCACCTGTTCTCCAATATGTTCACCCTGTGGATGTTTGGCGCTACACTCGAAAACCTCTGGGGGCCTAAGCGCTTCCTGATGTTCTATCTCATCTGTGGATTGGGTGCAGCCCTCTGCCATATGGGCGTGATCACTTACGAAAATATGCGGCTCACTCATGAGATCAATACTTACCTTGCTGATCCGAATTTTACGAACTTCCATAACCTTACCACACATTACGACCTGGTCAATTCCATTAATCAGGAATTAAGCTTCCCTGATACACCTGCCAAGGTAGAAATGTCTAAATTATTCCTGCGTGAATTCCAGATCGGCTACCGCGATGCAGCAACCCTGGGCGCTTCCGGCGCTGTGTTCGGATTGCTCTTCGCCTTCGGGTACCTGTTCCCCAACAGCCTGGTGTACCTCTACTTCCTGTTTCCGATCAAGGCAAAGTACATCGTTACCTTCATGATCCTGCTGGAACTCGTATCCGGTGTCCGGAACACCGCCGGAGATAATGTGGCGCATTTTGCCCACCTGGGTGGTGTACTGTTCAGCTACCTGCTGCTCCGAAACTGGAACAGGAAGAACCGGCGCCATTTTTACTAA
- a CDS encoding porin family protein, which produces MTKKMILSFAALAIFSMSAMAQVRVGVKGGWNLSTITVDNSGSVDKDKSLSGFNIGVIADMPLVPRILSFQPGVFYTTKGSKLKSGDENDAVHYKFTTNPSYIEVPLNFIGKLPVGPSASLFAGVGPYFAFGVAGKNKTYTTVGGTTTTTESNIKWDDDTPFNNDDPNQGYNKLKRFDWGGNVQVGAEISNFLISAQYGVGFAKINSGGNDSNNDKNKNRVFSLSVGYLF; this is translated from the coding sequence ATGACAAAGAAGATGATCCTTTCGTTTGCAGCCCTTGCAATTTTTTCAATGAGCGCGATGGCGCAGGTACGTGTGGGTGTAAAAGGTGGCTGGAACCTTTCAACCATTACAGTTGACAACAGTGGTAGTGTAGATAAAGACAAATCACTGTCTGGCTTTAATATCGGTGTAATTGCAGATATGCCATTAGTACCAAGAATCTTATCCTTCCAGCCGGGTGTGTTCTACACTACCAAGGGTTCTAAACTGAAATCCGGAGATGAAAATGATGCCGTGCATTACAAGTTTACAACCAATCCATCCTACATCGAAGTTCCGCTGAACTTCATTGGTAAATTACCAGTAGGTCCGAGCGCAAGTCTCTTTGCGGGGGTAGGTCCATACTTTGCATTTGGCGTAGCTGGTAAGAACAAAACTTACACAACTGTAGGAGGTACAACAACGACTACTGAATCCAATATCAAGTGGGATGATGATACCCCATTCAACAATGATGATCCAAACCAGGGTTATAATAAGTTGAAACGCTTTGACTGGGGTGGTAACGTACAGGTAGGTGCAGAGATCAGCAATTTCCTGATTTCAGCACAGTACGGAGTAGGTTTCGCCAAGATCAATTCCGGTGGAAATGACAGTAACAACGACAAGAACAAAAACCGTGTGTTTAGCCTTAGTGTGGGTTACTTGTTCTAA
- a CDS encoding M28 family peptidase, giving the protein MRKLIGILTGVAICAAACHSGTKPADTTETTTTKQSNVNVPVFNADSAYAYTAKQVTFGPRIPATPAQTACADWIISQFKPLADTLYIQRTNVTIPGGKSVPCINVIATFNPGAAQRILLLTHWDTRPHADQDAFDKTKQFDGADDGASGVGVLLEVARQLHAQHPAAGIDILLEDVEDSGVSEDENSYCLGTQYWARNPHVKGYKANYGILLDMVGGRGSQFYMEGGSQQYAYGPMKAFWDVANGLGYSDYFRYENTGATITDDHVYINTIAMIPTFDVIAMQANGNFAPHWHTTNDDMQVIDKRTLQVVGQTLLEVIYKRPFEF; this is encoded by the coding sequence ATGCGTAAATTGATTGGCATTTTAACAGGAGTAGCTATTTGTGCTGCTGCCTGTCATTCGGGTACTAAACCAGCCGATACTACTGAGACGACCACTACAAAGCAGTCCAATGTGAATGTTCCTGTATTCAATGCAGATAGTGCATACGCATATACTGCCAAACAGGTCACCTTTGGTCCGCGTATTCCCGCTACTCCGGCACAGACTGCCTGTGCGGACTGGATCATCTCTCAGTTCAAACCACTGGCCGATACACTTTACATTCAGCGTACCAACGTAACCATCCCCGGTGGTAAATCTGTTCCCTGTATCAATGTGATTGCGACCTTCAATCCTGGTGCTGCACAGCGTATCCTGTTGCTCACACACTGGGATACCAGACCCCATGCGGACCAGGATGCGTTTGATAAAACCAAACAGTTTGATGGTGCAGACGATGGTGCAAGTGGTGTAGGTGTGCTACTGGAAGTAGCGCGTCAATTGCATGCACAACATCCAGCTGCGGGTATCGATATTCTGCTGGAAGATGTAGAAGACAGTGGTGTAAGTGAAGATGAAAACAGCTATTGCCTGGGTACACAATATTGGGCCAGAAACCCGCATGTTAAAGGTTATAAAGCAAACTATGGTATCCTGCTGGATATGGTGGGTGGCCGCGGTTCTCAGTTCTATATGGAAGGTGGGTCACAACAATATGCTTATGGCCCGATGAAGGCATTCTGGGATGTGGCGAACGGACTTGGATATTCTGATTACTTCCGCTATGAGAACACTGGCGCTACTATCACAGATGACCATGTGTACATCAATACCATCGCCATGATCCCTACATTTGATGTCATCGCGATGCAGGCAAATGGTAACTTCGCTCCACACTGGCATACAACCAATGATGACATGCAGGTGATTGACAAAAGAACCTTGCAGGTAGTAGGACAAACACTCCTGGAAGTGATCTACAAACGACCATTTGAATTCTAA
- the rlmD gene encoding 23S rRNA (uracil(1939)-C(5))-methyltransferase RlmD: MRKKNVILEKVPVTAYAAEGKALARIDGKVIFIEGGVVPGDVVDVRLGKSKKDWAEGRAIRFHSYAADRVTPFCEHFGTCGGCKWQMLPYDKQLSYKQQQVTDNLTRIGKLELPEMQPILGSKHVTHYRNKLEFTFSNKAWMPSEAISEDGTIPRMNALGFHVPKLFDKVLDINTCYLEAEPVNAIRNTVRAYALEHDLSFYDIRAQVGWLRNLVVRILTTGEVMVNLVIQHENKKDREALLDHLLATVPGITTLLYTINPKLNDSIFDLEPKVYFGKGYAEEKLEDFTFKIGPKSFFQTNTYQGEVLYQVTREFAGLTGTEIVYDLYCGTGSIGIFVSRQAGKVVGIELIKEAIDDAKENAARNGVNNATFFAGDVVDICNDAFFAQHGQPDVIITDPPRAGMHEKLVNKLLEIAAPRIVYVSCNPATQARDLALLDQLYAVKKIQPVDMFPHTHHIENVVLLEKRY; the protein is encoded by the coding sequence GTGAGGAAAAAAAACGTAATTCTGGAAAAAGTTCCCGTGACCGCATATGCAGCAGAAGGGAAAGCACTGGCCCGCATTGACGGCAAAGTGATCTTCATTGAAGGTGGCGTAGTCCCTGGCGATGTTGTAGACGTTCGCCTGGGCAAAAGCAAGAAAGACTGGGCCGAAGGCCGCGCCATCCGCTTTCATAGCTACGCAGCTGACCGCGTAACTCCTTTTTGTGAGCACTTCGGCACCTGTGGCGGCTGTAAGTGGCAAATGCTCCCGTATGATAAGCAGCTCTCCTACAAGCAACAACAGGTAACCGACAACCTGACCCGCATCGGAAAACTGGAACTTCCTGAAATGCAGCCCATCCTTGGCTCCAAACACGTTACACATTACCGCAACAAACTGGAATTCACATTCAGCAACAAAGCCTGGATGCCATCCGAAGCAATTTCCGAAGACGGTACCATTCCCCGGATGAATGCCCTCGGATTCCACGTACCCAAGCTCTTCGACAAGGTGCTTGACATCAATACCTGCTACCTCGAAGCAGAACCTGTCAACGCAATCCGCAATACCGTCAGGGCTTATGCACTCGAACACGATCTGTCTTTCTACGATATCCGCGCCCAGGTAGGCTGGCTGCGCAACCTGGTGGTGCGCATCTTAACCACAGGCGAAGTCATGGTCAACCTTGTTATCCAACACGAAAACAAGAAAGACCGCGAAGCCCTGCTGGACCATCTGCTGGCGACCGTACCCGGTATTACCACCCTGCTGTATACGATCAACCCCAAGTTGAACGACAGCATCTTTGACCTGGAGCCTAAAGTGTACTTCGGAAAAGGATATGCAGAAGAAAAACTGGAAGACTTTACGTTCAAAATTGGCCCTAAGTCCTTTTTCCAGACGAATACTTACCAGGGAGAAGTCCTTTACCAGGTAACAAGAGAATTTGCCGGATTAACAGGAACAGAAATTGTTTATGACTTATATTGTGGAACAGGCAGTATTGGTATTTTTGTATCCAGACAGGCAGGAAAAGTAGTGGGGATTGAACTGATTAAAGAAGCGATAGACGATGCAAAAGAAAATGCAGCCCGCAATGGCGTAAACAATGCAACATTCTTCGCTGGCGACGTAGTAGACATTTGTAACGATGCATTCTTTGCCCAACATGGGCAACCAGATGTGATCATCACCGACCCTCCTCGGGCTGGTATGCACGAAAAACTAGTGAACAAACTACTCGAAATTGCAGCACCCCGTATCGTGTATGTAAGCTGTAACCCGGCTACCCAGGCCAGAGACCTGGCGCTGCTGGATCAGTTATATGCTGTGAAGAAAATCCAGCCTGTAGACATGTTCCCACATACACACCATATTGAGAACGTGGTATTGTTAGAAAAAAGGTATTAG
- a CDS encoding rhomboid family intramembrane serine protease: MDVAEKGEPMPILSLGEGKNMVTQLLLVNLTVFILLFFTQVVYNIEGNSTIRFNLDVMNNVILPASFSRLARLPWTFITSLFVNESVWLIFGNMVWLWAFGSVLQRKAGPGVILPLYLFGGMAGNLLYMLGMQFIPAWHPTQFFASYYGSSASVMSLAVATLLLAPDVRFFQKLNGGGGIPMWIVTVLYILMAISEHLFSHHDLTTLPTLIGGAITGFLFMSAWKKGNDWGAGFNKLVYKATHLFHPKEN; encoded by the coding sequence ATGGACGTAGCCGAAAAAGGAGAACCGATGCCAATCCTCTCCCTGGGAGAAGGAAAGAATATGGTCACCCAGTTATTACTGGTGAACCTGACAGTATTTATCCTGCTATTTTTTACACAAGTAGTTTATAATATTGAAGGCAATTCAACCATCCGGTTCAACCTGGATGTAATGAATAATGTGATATTGCCTGCCAGTTTCAGCAGACTGGCTCGTTTACCATGGACATTTATTACTTCCCTCTTTGTTAATGAGAGCGTTTGGCTGATATTTGGCAATATGGTATGGCTCTGGGCTTTTGGTTCTGTATTGCAGCGCAAAGCAGGGCCTGGTGTTATCCTTCCGTTATATCTTTTTGGCGGCATGGCGGGAAATCTCCTCTATATGCTGGGCATGCAGTTCATACCAGCCTGGCATCCTACACAATTCTTTGCCTCTTATTATGGCTCTTCAGCCTCCGTGATGTCTCTGGCAGTGGCAACACTTTTACTGGCGCCTGACGTTCGGTTCTTCCAAAAGTTGAACGGCGGCGGCGGTATCCCAATGTGGATAGTAACTGTATTGTACATCCTCATGGCAATATCAGAACACCTGTTTTCACATCATGACCTTACTACCCTGCCCACACTCATCGGCGGAGCAATCACAGGCTTCTTATTTATGAGTGCGTGGAAAAAAGGCAATGACTGGGGTGCCGGCTTTAATAAGCTGGTGTACAAAGCCACACACCTCTTCCATCCGAAAGAAAATTAA